In the genome of Limnobaculum zhutongyuii, one region contains:
- the tam gene encoding trans-aconitate 2-methyltransferase has protein sequence MKDWNPDLYLQFEAERTRPAAELLSRIFHPEAKHISDLGCGPGNSTELLYQAYPRANVTGVDSSESMLIQAKQRLPACHFQQADIGTWRPDIPQDIIYANASLQWVPDHDELLPHLLQQLSDRGVLAFQVPDNLEQPSHALMRKVAMEGVWWEKYSEQVFKRSPLLTTEGYYDLLAGHGYQVDIWRTTFYHVLPSVSSIVEWVKSTGLRPFLSPLDEREQQLFLQQYQAELEKVFTSRQDGHVLLPFPRLFVIASKKRSVIH, from the coding sequence ATGAAAGACTGGAATCCTGACCTCTATTTGCAGTTTGAAGCAGAAAGAACACGTCCTGCCGCAGAACTTCTGTCACGTATTTTTCATCCGGAAGCAAAACATATCAGCGATCTTGGCTGCGGGCCGGGGAACAGTACTGAATTGCTCTATCAAGCCTATCCAAGGGCGAATGTCACCGGTGTTGATAGTTCTGAAAGCATGCTGATACAGGCTAAACAGCGACTACCGGCCTGCCATTTCCAACAGGCTGATATTGGTACATGGCGACCGGATATTCCTCAGGACATTATTTACGCCAATGCTTCATTGCAATGGGTGCCGGATCACGACGAATTGCTTCCTCATTTATTGCAGCAGCTTTCCGATCGTGGTGTTCTGGCCTTTCAGGTGCCAGATAATCTGGAGCAGCCTTCCCATGCATTAATGCGTAAAGTGGCGATGGAAGGGGTCTGGTGGGAGAAGTACAGTGAACAGGTATTTAAACGCAGCCCGTTGCTGACCACCGAAGGATATTACGATTTACTGGCTGGTCATGGTTATCAGGTTGATATCTGGCGCACTACCTTTTACCACGTATTACCATCGGTCTCTTCCATTGTTGAGTGGGTGAAATCAACCGGGCTTCGACCGTTTCTTTCCCCGCTGGATGAGAGGGAGCAACAGCTGTTTTTACAGCAATATCAGGCGGAGCTGGAGAAGGTGTTTACCTCCCGTCAGGATGGGCATGTTTTGCTGCCTTTCCCGAGACTGTTTGTCATCGCCAGTAAAAAACGTTCGGTAATACATTAA
- the cysC gene encoding adenylyl-sulfate kinase, with product MENNIVWHAHPVTRIERERLNEHGAVVVWLTGLSGSGKSSIAGGLEQALHHLNVHTYLLDGDNVRHGLCQDLSFSDRDRKENIRRVGEVSGLMMDAGLVVITAFISPYRDDRESVSLRLPAGHFIEVFVDTPIEVCEQRDPKGLYKKARKGEITQFTGVDLPYEAPLKPDVHLDGQQPVEELVIQLIDYLKGRGIIKS from the coding sequence ATGGAAAATAACATTGTCTGGCACGCTCATCCGGTTACCCGGATTGAGCGGGAACGACTCAATGAACATGGCGCGGTAGTGGTTTGGCTGACGGGGCTGTCAGGCTCAGGTAAGTCTTCCATTGCCGGTGGATTGGAGCAGGCGTTACATCATCTTAATGTTCATACCTATTTGCTGGATGGGGATAATGTCCGTCACGGCCTTTGTCAGGACTTAAGTTTTTCCGATCGGGATAGGAAAGAGAATATCCGCCGGGTGGGGGAAGTATCTGGCCTGATGATGGATGCAGGATTAGTGGTTATCACGGCTTTTATCTCTCCTTATCGGGATGACAGAGAGAGCGTCTCTTTACGCCTGCCAGCAGGCCACTTTATTGAGGTGTTTGTTGATACACCCATTGAGGTCTGTGAACAGCGCGATCCTAAAGGGCTGTATAAAAAGGCCAGAAAAGGAGAAATCACCCAGTTTACCGGTGTTGATTTACCTTATGAAGCTCCGCTAAAACCGGATGTACATTTGGATGGTCAGCAGCCGGTAGAAGAGCTGGTTATTCAACTTATTGATTATCTGAAAGGGCGAGGGATCATTAAAAGCTAA
- the cysN gene encoding sulfate adenylyltransferase subunit CysN — protein sequence MMSEEINQPVSVNDAIARQIAEQGGVEAYLHAQQNKSLLRFLTCGSVDDGKSTLIGRLLHDTRQIYQDQLTTLHNDSKRIGTAGEKLDLALLVDGLQAEREQGITIDVAYRYFSTEKRKFIIADTPGHEQYTRNMATGASTCDVAILLIDARKGVLDQTRRHSFIATLLGIRHLVVAVNKMDLVGYQQSVFEQIRTDYLTFANQLPQQTEIKFVPLSALDGDNVASVGSNMPWYSGATLLEILETVNVVAEQQQKPLRFPVQYVNRPNLDFRGYAGTLSSGVIETGQAIKVLPSGVTSRIKSIVTFDGELQKAWPGEAITLVLEDEIDISRGDLLVAAEDNSLQPATGATLDVVWMAEQPLQAGQSYDIKVSGKKSRVRIERIVHQRDINSLEQRPSEILPLNGIGVVEVVFDEPLLFDSYQTNQETGSFIFIDRLTNVTVGAGLIQKTDITQKQQPTFNSEFEQELFALIRRYYPHWDISGTANKG from the coding sequence ATGATGAGTGAAGAGATTAATCAGCCTGTGAGCGTGAATGATGCTATTGCCAGACAAATCGCGGAACAGGGCGGCGTTGAAGCTTATCTTCACGCTCAGCAAAATAAGAGCCTGCTACGTTTTTTAACCTGTGGCAGCGTTGATGATGGCAAAAGTACACTGATTGGACGGTTGTTGCATGATACCCGCCAGATCTATCAGGATCAGCTCACTACCCTGCACAATGATAGCAAACGTATTGGTACTGCCGGTGAAAAACTGGATTTGGCATTGCTGGTGGATGGCTTACAGGCAGAACGCGAACAGGGCATCACCATTGATGTAGCCTATCGCTATTTCTCTACTGAAAAACGTAAATTCATTATTGCCGATACGCCCGGACATGAACAATACACGCGTAACATGGCAACCGGAGCATCCACCTGTGATGTGGCTATTTTGCTGATTGATGCGCGTAAAGGGGTACTGGATCAGACCCGTCGCCATAGCTTTATTGCCACGCTGTTGGGGATTCGTCATCTGGTGGTTGCGGTCAATAAGATGGATTTAGTGGGATATCAACAGTCGGTGTTTGAACAAATTCGCACCGATTATCTGACGTTTGCTAATCAACTTCCGCAGCAAACGGAGATTAAGTTTGTGCCACTGTCCGCGCTGGATGGGGACAACGTCGCCAGTGTAGGAAGCAATATGCCATGGTATTCTGGAGCCACACTGTTGGAAATTCTGGAGACGGTCAATGTGGTGGCTGAACAACAGCAAAAGCCTCTGCGCTTTCCGGTTCAATATGTGAATCGCCCAAATCTGGATTTTCGTGGTTATGCCGGTACCTTATCTTCGGGCGTAATTGAAACCGGACAGGCAATAAAAGTACTGCCTTCAGGGGTAACCAGCCGGATTAAATCGATTGTGACTTTTGATGGTGAACTTCAAAAAGCCTGGCCGGGAGAGGCAATAACTCTGGTGCTGGAAGATGAGATTGATATCAGTCGGGGAGATTTGCTGGTAGCGGCAGAAGATAACAGTTTGCAACCGGCTACCGGAGCAACCCTGGATGTGGTTTGGATGGCGGAACAGCCGCTACAGGCAGGCCAGAGCTACGACATTAAGGTATCAGGTAAAAAGAGCCGGGTACGTATAGAGCGTATTGTGCATCAGCGGGATATTAATTCTCTGGAGCAGCGCCCATCAGAGATCCTGCCCCTTAATGGCATTGGTGTGGTTGAAGTGGTATTTGATGAACCTCTGCTGTTTGATAGCTATCAGACTAATCAGGAGACCGGTAGTTTTATCTTTATCGACCGATTAACCAATGTGACGGTAGGTGCAGGCCTGATTCAGAAAACCGACATTACCCAAAAACAGCAACCAACCTTTAACAGCGAGTTTGAACAGGAATTGTTTGCTCTGATTCGTCGTTATTATCCTCACTGGGATATCAGTGGGACCGCTAACAAAGGGTGA
- the cysD gene encoding sulfate adenylyltransferase subunit CysD — translation MDEKRLTHLRQLEAESIHIIREVAAEFANPVMLYSIGKDSSVMLHLARKAFFPGNLPFPLLHVDTGWKFQEMYQFRDRTAKAYGCDLLVHKNPEGVAMGINPFVHGSAKHTDIMKTEGLKQALNKYGFDAAFGGARRDEEKSRAKERIYSFRDRFHRWDPKNQRPELWHNYNGQINKGESIRVFPLSNWTELDIWQYIFLENIEIVPLYLAKPRPILERDGMLMMIDDNRINLQPGEVIVKRKVRFRTLGCWPLTGAVESEAETLPEIIEEMLVSTTSERQGRVIDRDQSGSMELKKRQGYF, via the coding sequence GTGGACGAAAAACGACTGACTCACTTACGCCAATTGGAAGCGGAAAGCATTCACATTATTCGTGAAGTGGCTGCTGAATTTGCTAATCCGGTGATGCTTTATTCCATTGGAAAAGATTCATCGGTCATGCTGCATCTGGCGCGTAAAGCCTTTTTCCCCGGCAATTTGCCGTTTCCTTTACTGCATGTGGATACCGGCTGGAAATTTCAGGAGATGTATCAATTTCGCGATCGTACCGCCAAAGCTTACGGTTGCGATCTGCTGGTACATAAAAATCCGGAGGGCGTTGCCATGGGGATCAACCCCTTTGTGCACGGTAGCGCGAAACATACCGATATTATGAAAACCGAAGGGCTAAAGCAGGCGCTGAATAAGTATGGTTTTGATGCCGCATTTGGCGGTGCCCGTCGTGATGAAGAGAAATCCCGGGCTAAAGAGCGTATCTACTCGTTCCGCGACCGTTTTCATCGCTGGGATCCTAAGAATCAGCGCCCTGAGCTGTGGCATAACTACAATGGCCAAATTAACAAGGGAGAGAGTATTCGTGTATTCCCGCTTTCTAACTGGACTGAACTGGATATCTGGCAATACATCTTTTTGGAAAATATAGAGATTGTTCCTCTGTATCTGGCAAAACCACGGCCTATTCTGGAACGTGATGGCATGTTGATGATGATCGATGACAACCGCATTAACCTGCAACCGGGAGAGGTGATTGTGAAACGTAAAGTTCGTTTCAGAACCCTGGGATGTTGGCCGCTGACCGGTGCGGTTGAGTCTGAAGCCGAAACCCTGCCGGAAATTATTGAAGAAATGTTGGTATCAACCACCAGTGAACGTCAGGGGCGGGTTATCGATCGGGATCAGTCAGGCTCGATGGAATTGAAAAAACGTCAGGGTTATTTCTGA
- the cysG gene encoding siroheme synthase CysG, whose translation MDYLPLFADLKHRPVLVVGGGEIAARKIGLLLSAGADVFVVAKALGAEVNKLHQEKALHWLAQEFDTHQLDDIFLVVAATNDSTLNARVFQAANQRRRLINVVDDPARCSFIFPSIIDRSPLVVAISSGGKAPVLARLLREKLEALLPASLGQVADIAGNWRTKVKQQLHSLSERRHFWERLFDGRFASLIAANRAEEAEAELEQQLYHPASTVGEVMLVGAGPGDPGLLTLNALRAIQQADVVLHDALVTPEILELVRRDATLISVGKRAGAHSVQQEETNQLLVELAQQGKRVVRLKGGDPFIFGRGGEELEVLVNAGIPYQVVPGITAAAGAAAYAGIPLTHRDHAQSITFITGHCKPESDGLNWSQLAQGHQTLAIYMGTVKASDIQQQLINHGRAASTPVAVISRGTRSDQKVLSGTLSQLHELAREAPTPALLVIGEVAALHQRLNWFGESDQSPLTSQNSPAQWQSVVNLA comes from the coding sequence GTGGATTATTTACCCCTGTTTGCCGATTTGAAACACCGTCCGGTGCTGGTTGTTGGCGGCGGTGAAATTGCTGCCCGTAAGATTGGCCTGCTATTAAGTGCCGGAGCGGACGTGTTTGTGGTGGCTAAAGCGCTTGGTGCTGAGGTAAATAAACTGCATCAGGAGAAGGCGTTGCACTGGCTGGCGCAGGAGTTTGATACCCATCAGTTAGATGACATTTTTTTGGTGGTGGCTGCGACCAATGACAGCACGCTGAATGCAAGAGTATTTCAGGCAGCTAATCAGCGCCGTCGTTTAATTAATGTGGTGGACGATCCCGCCCGTTGTTCATTTATTTTCCCTTCTATTATTGACCGCTCGCCTTTGGTCGTGGCGATCTCTTCAGGTGGTAAAGCACCGGTATTAGCCCGCTTGTTACGGGAGAAGCTGGAGGCATTATTACCCGCCAGTCTTGGTCAGGTTGCTGACATAGCCGGTAACTGGCGTACCAAGGTTAAACAGCAGCTCCATTCATTAAGTGAACGCCGTCACTTTTGGGAGCGCCTGTTTGATGGCCGCTTTGCCTCACTGATAGCGGCAAATCGCGCCGAAGAGGCGGAGGCCGAGCTTGAGCAACAGCTATATCATCCCGCGTCAACGGTTGGCGAAGTGATGTTGGTTGGCGCAGGCCCAGGAGACCCAGGGCTGCTGACGTTAAATGCACTACGGGCCATTCAACAGGCCGACGTAGTTTTGCATGATGCGCTGGTTACACCAGAGATACTGGAACTGGTGCGTCGCGATGCCACGTTAATTAGCGTAGGAAAACGTGCCGGAGCGCATTCCGTACAGCAGGAAGAGACGAATCAATTACTGGTTGAATTAGCCCAACAGGGTAAACGTGTTGTGCGACTGAAAGGTGGCGATCCCTTTATTTTTGGTCGGGGTGGTGAAGAGCTGGAAGTACTGGTTAATGCCGGTATCCCCTATCAGGTTGTTCCGGGTATTACCGCCGCTGCGGGAGCGGCAGCCTATGCGGGAATTCCACTGACTCATCGCGATCATGCGCAAAGTATTACGTTTATTACCGGACACTGTAAGCCTGAATCTGATGGCCTTAACTGGTCACAGTTAGCTCAGGGGCATCAAACACTGGCAATTTATATGGGAACAGTCAAAGCCAGCGATATTCAACAACAGCTTATAAATCATGGTCGTGCAGCGTCTACACCGGTGGCGGTTATTAGTCGGGGAACGCGCAGCGATCAGAAAGTGTTAAGCGGTACGCTCTCACAACTGCATGAGCTGGCTCGTGAGGCACCAACACCTGCGTTGCTGGTGATTGGTGAAGTTGCAGCATTGCATCAACGGCTGAACTGGTTCGGTGAATCTGATCAGTCACCATTAACATCACAAAATAGTCCGGCGCAGTGGCAGTCGGTAGTCAATCTGGCCTGA
- a CDS encoding Orn/Lys/Arg family decarboxylase: MRILLVHNVTDNSTAVGRAISELTCELQQCDAEVIAAHQVEDACSIIDSNPTIQCLLLNWDFDNDPEHQSPTVILDTLRRRNDSMPVFLLANRTSATQISIDAMQKADDFIWLLEDTASFISGRIIAAAERYRQDALPPMFKALVEFSKVYEYSWHTPGHTGGTAFLKSPVGQAFFNFFGEELFRSDLSISVGELGSLLDHSGPIGESEHYAARVFGAHRSYHVTNGSSTSNRVILMSSVTRNQIALCDRNCHKSVEHAMTMSGAIPTYMMPSRNYYGIIGPIKPEHLTTKAIKKSIADNPLVTKDIDATPVHAIITNSTYDGLCYNVKRVEELLGQSVDRLHFDEAWYGYARFNPIYQDRHAMHGDPKDHDAKGPTVFATQSTHKLLAAFSQASLIHVRNGRNPIEHTRFNEAFMMHASTSPFYPIIASNDVSAAMMDGTSGKSLTTDAISEAVSFRQMMARMHAEFAADKQWFFNCWQPDTTHIGKNKTVPFYQVPQDELISNPQHWVLHPNAAWHGFGDIEDNYCMLDPIKVSVVTPGMQIDGTLMPSGIPASIVTAYLDRQGIVVEKTTDFTILFLFSIGITKGKWGTLANTLLDFKRDYDANAPLEHVLPALMESNRERYAGMGLRDLSDTMFAAMKELKTTAAMSAGFSELPIPDFSPVEAYEQLVRNQIESLPLNKMAGRTVATGVVPYPPGIPLLMPGENAGPADGPLLGYLKALEAFDKRFPGFTHDTHGVEVVNGEYQVLCVKK, encoded by the coding sequence ATACGTATTTTGTTAGTACACAACGTGACTGATAATTCTACCGCTGTTGGTCGTGCTATTAGCGAACTCACCTGCGAATTACAACAATGCGATGCTGAAGTTATAGCCGCGCATCAGGTAGAAGATGCCTGTTCGATCATTGACTCAAATCCCACCATTCAATGCTTACTGTTAAACTGGGATTTTGATAATGATCCTGAGCATCAATCACCAACAGTTATTCTGGATACCTTACGTCGCCGCAATGATTCAATGCCGGTATTTTTGTTAGCTAACCGAACCAGCGCCACACAAATCTCTATTGATGCAATGCAGAAAGCCGACGATTTTATTTGGCTACTGGAAGATACAGCCTCTTTTATCAGTGGTCGGATAATTGCCGCCGCCGAACGTTACCGTCAGGATGCATTACCACCAATGTTTAAAGCCTTGGTTGAATTCTCTAAAGTTTATGAATATTCATGGCATACTCCAGGCCATACTGGCGGTACAGCCTTCCTAAAATCACCGGTAGGACAAGCTTTTTTCAACTTCTTTGGCGAGGAATTATTCCGTTCCGACCTCTCCATATCCGTAGGGGAGTTGGGTTCACTTCTGGATCACTCAGGCCCTATTGGTGAAAGTGAACACTACGCCGCACGAGTATTTGGCGCTCATCGCTCCTATCATGTTACTAACGGTTCATCTACCTCTAACCGGGTGATCCTGATGTCCAGTGTGACGCGCAATCAAATCGCACTATGCGACCGTAACTGTCATAAATCCGTGGAACATGCCATGACCATGTCGGGCGCTATTCCCACTTATATGATGCCATCGCGCAACTACTATGGAATTATTGGCCCTATTAAACCTGAACATCTGACAACTAAAGCTATCAAAAAGTCGATTGCTGATAACCCTCTGGTTACCAAAGATATTGATGCTACGCCAGTGCACGCCATTATCACCAACTCCACTTATGATGGGTTGTGTTATAACGTCAAACGTGTAGAGGAGCTATTAGGCCAAAGCGTGGATCGTCTGCATTTTGATGAAGCCTGGTATGGCTATGCTCGTTTCAATCCTATTTATCAGGATCGTCATGCTATGCATGGCGACCCTAAGGATCACGATGCAAAAGGCCCTACCGTTTTTGCCACTCAGTCAACTCATAAACTACTGGCGGCCTTCTCTCAAGCCTCGCTGATCCATGTCCGTAATGGCAGAAATCCTATTGAGCACACCCGCTTCAATGAAGCTTTCATGATGCACGCCTCAACATCACCGTTCTATCCAATCATTGCTTCCAATGATGTCAGCGCGGCCATGATGGATGGTACCAGTGGTAAAAGTCTGACTACCGATGCCATTAGTGAAGCCGTCTCCTTTCGTCAAATGATGGCAAGAATGCATGCTGAATTTGCAGCAGATAAACAATGGTTCTTTAACTGTTGGCAGCCGGATACCACACACATTGGGAAGAATAAAACCGTTCCTTTCTATCAGGTTCCTCAGGATGAGCTGATTAGTAATCCGCAACACTGGGTGCTTCACCCTAACGCTGCATGGCACGGGTTTGGTGATATAGAAGACAATTATTGTATGCTCGATCCAATTAAAGTATCGGTGGTTACACCGGGCATGCAGATTGATGGAACACTAATGCCATCCGGTATTCCAGCAAGTATCGTCACAGCTTATCTCGATCGTCAGGGTATTGTGGTTGAAAAAACCACCGACTTTACCATCCTGTTCCTGTTCTCTATTGGTATCACTAAAGGAAAATGGGGCACATTGGCCAATACGCTATTGGATTTTAAACGGGATTATGATGCTAATGCGCCGTTGGAACATGTATTACCGGCTCTGATGGAGAGCAACCGGGAACGCTATGCCGGTATGGGGTTACGGGATCTGTCTGATACGATGTTTGCCGCGATGAAAGAGCTAAAAACCACCGCCGCCATGTCCGCCGGTTTCTCCGAATTACCTATACCAGACTTCAGCCCAGTGGAAGCCTACGAGCAACTGGTACGTAATCAAATAGAAAGTCTACCGTTAAATAAAATGGCAGGAAGAACCGTGGCAACAGGCGTTGTTCCCTATCCGCCGGGAATTCCTTTACTGATGCCGGGGGAAAATGCCGGTCCTGCTGATGGCCCACTACTGGGTTATCTCAAAGCGCTGGAAGCTTTTGACAAACGCTTCCCGGGATTTACTCACGACACCCATGGCGTTGAAGTGGTCAATGGTGAATATCAAGTCCTGTGTGTTAAAAAATAG